From Enterococcus mundtii, the proteins below share one genomic window:
- a CDS encoding AI-2E family transporter — translation MEKKPKESSRLIRFLGGKTSYYVLGLLVMIALVIYFFQKIAFIFKPLVVIFITTLPPVLFALVLYYLLEPLIKRLSKKLSRNLSVILVFVIILLLIGLGGVWLFPFLEQQATTLIQQLPDLFQDFQQTLKDFLAQTPFSDSFNQFFASIDDFTDNFTSFIGNYWQSGAESLGNLFSAVTTTFITLFTGPIIAFFLLKDPHNFYQSVLGIVPPKFRTDFRTLTKIANQQLGAFLKGQIIASFILGAVYWVTFLLIGLEFASILAIAAGLLCIIPYIGPFIAFFPGLFIAFQDSTFMAVKFVIVWFVVQLLHGDLVVPRVMGDRLQIHPITILIVLLVMGDLLGIMGVIFGIPIYTLIKLLVVFLFRKFKQRYNKFYGDQGVYQKADFSEKDYFK, via the coding sequence GTGGAAAAAAAACCGAAAGAATCTTCCCGACTGATTCGTTTTTTAGGAGGGAAAACTTCGTATTACGTTCTAGGATTACTTGTGATGATCGCGTTGGTCATTTACTTTTTCCAAAAGATTGCTTTTATATTCAAACCACTGGTTGTCATTTTTATCACGACTTTACCACCAGTCCTTTTTGCTTTGGTCTTATATTATTTATTAGAACCTTTGATCAAACGTCTCAGCAAGAAACTCTCACGTAATCTGTCAGTCATTTTAGTTTTTGTTATTATTTTATTGCTGATTGGCTTAGGAGGTGTCTGGCTATTTCCGTTTTTAGAACAGCAAGCAACCACATTGATTCAACAACTACCTGACCTATTCCAAGATTTCCAACAAACGTTGAAGGACTTTTTAGCACAGACACCATTTTCTGACTCGTTCAATCAATTCTTTGCATCGATTGATGATTTCACCGATAACTTTACTTCATTCATCGGTAACTATTGGCAGAGCGGTGCTGAAAGTCTAGGAAATCTATTCTCAGCGGTCACAACGACCTTTATCACTTTATTTACTGGTCCGATCATTGCCTTTTTCCTTTTAAAAGATCCGCACAATTTTTATCAATCGGTCTTAGGTATCGTTCCACCAAAATTTCGCACAGATTTTCGGACTTTGACTAAAATTGCGAACCAACAATTAGGTGCTTTCTTAAAAGGACAAATCATCGCTTCTTTCATTCTAGGCGCCGTTTACTGGGTAACTTTCTTATTGATTGGCTTAGAATTTGCAAGTATTCTGGCTATCGCTGCTGGTTTATTATGTATTATTCCTTATATCGGTCCATTCATCGCTTTCTTTCCGGGACTATTCATTGCTTTTCAAGATTCGACTTTCATGGCTGTAAAATTTGTGATCGTCTGGTTCGTTGTCCAGTTGCTTCACGGAGATCTTGTGGTCCCTCGTGTGATGGGTGATCGGTTACAGATCCACCCCATCACGATTTTGATTGTCTTATTAGTCATGGGAGATCTTCTAGGAATCATGGGCGTCATTTTTGGTATTCCGATCTATACATTGATCAAACTACTCGTTGTTTTTCTCTTTAGAAAATTCAAACAGCGTTACAATAAGTTTTATGGGGATCAAGGAGTTTATCAAAAAGCTGATTTTTCAGAGAAGGATTACTTTAAGTAA
- a CDS encoding zinc ABC transporter substrate-binding protein AdcA yields MKRWIKVVGGLLLTGILASCGTGDTATNTNAQNDENLNVMTTFYPMYEFTKQVVGEEGNVELLIPAGTDSHDYEPSARDMAKIQNADVFVYNDENMETWVLAIEHTLKEGDVLPIKATEGMLLLPGDGHCHHHDHDDEDHDHEDHDHDDHADDHDHDHDHGDNGHSHELDPHVWLAPNLAMKQVETIRDQLIEAYPEKEEAFTENAASYLEELETLHNTFKETLGQAKQKSFVTQHAAFNYLALEYGLNQVPIAGLSSSEEPSAARIAELKEFVEDHGIEYIYFEENAKDSIARTLATEAGISLAVLNPLEGLTKEQMDNGETYISIMEANLKALQKTTDTENPLEDTLKPEKEKTVYNGYFEDSEVQDRPLSDWNGIWQTVDTYMADGTFDQVFEYKAKTNPDMTAEEYREYYEIGYKTDVEKIEIKDDTMIFTFKDGEVKESKYRYAGKEILNYSAGNRGVRFLFEAEDPDSGAFKYVQFSDHSIAPTKSDHFHIYLGNESQEALLEEMDNWPTFYPEEMTGKEIAQEMIAH; encoded by the coding sequence ATGAAACGTTGGATCAAGGTGGTAGGAGGATTACTGTTGACAGGGATCCTTGCAAGTTGTGGCACAGGAGATACTGCAACAAATACAAATGCACAAAATGATGAAAACTTGAATGTAATGACGACATTTTATCCAATGTACGAATTTACGAAGCAAGTAGTTGGTGAGGAGGGAAATGTTGAATTATTGATTCCAGCTGGAACAGATTCACATGACTACGAACCTTCTGCAAGAGATATGGCAAAAATCCAAAATGCTGATGTTTTTGTTTATAATGATGAAAATATGGAAACTTGGGTTCTAGCAATTGAACATACTTTAAAAGAAGGCGATGTACTTCCAATCAAAGCAACAGAAGGAATGTTGTTATTGCCTGGGGATGGTCATTGCCATCACCACGATCATGACGATGAAGACCACGATCATGAAGACCATGATCACGATGATCATGCGGATGACCACGACCATGATCACGATCACGGAGACAACGGTCATTCACATGAATTAGATCCACATGTTTGGTTAGCTCCTAATCTAGCGATGAAGCAAGTAGAAACGATTCGTGACCAATTGATTGAGGCATATCCTGAAAAAGAAGAAGCATTCACTGAAAATGCTGCCTCTTATTTAGAAGAATTAGAAACGCTACACAACACTTTTAAAGAAACATTAGGTCAAGCAAAACAAAAATCATTTGTGACCCAACACGCTGCGTTCAATTATTTAGCTCTAGAATATGGTCTTAATCAAGTACCAATTGCCGGTCTTTCTTCAAGTGAAGAACCTTCTGCTGCAAGAATTGCCGAGTTAAAAGAATTTGTTGAAGACCATGGGATTGAATATATCTATTTTGAAGAGAATGCCAAAGACAGTATCGCTCGTACTTTAGCTACTGAAGCAGGCATATCGTTAGCAGTATTGAATCCTTTAGAAGGATTGACAAAAGAGCAAATGGATAACGGTGAAACGTACATTTCAATCATGGAAGCAAACTTAAAAGCGCTCCAAAAAACTACGGATACTGAAAATCCATTAGAAGATACATTGAAACCTGAAAAAGAAAAAACAGTTTATAATGGTTATTTTGAAGATTCAGAGGTCCAAGATCGCCCGTTATCAGATTGGAATGGTATCTGGCAAACTGTCGATACGTATATGGCAGATGGAACGTTTGATCAAGTATTTGAATATAAAGCCAAAACAAATCCAGATATGACAGCTGAAGAGTATCGTGAATACTATGAAATAGGCTACAAAACAGATGTCGAAAAAATTGAGATCAAAGATGATACGATGATCTTTACTTTCAAGGATGGCGAAGTTAAAGAATCGAAATACCGTTATGCTGGTAAAGAAATCTTGAACTATTCAGCAGGTAATCGCGGTGTCCGTTTCTTGTTTGAAGCAGAAGATCCTGATTCTGGTGCGTTCAAGTATGTACAATTCAGTGACCACTCGATTGCGCCTACCAAATCAGACCATTTCCATATCTATCTAGGAAATGAAAGCCAAGAAGCTTTACTAGAAGAAATGGACAATTGGCCAACTTTCTATCCGGAAGAAATGACTGGAAAAGAAATCGCGCAAGAAATGATCGCGCATTAA
- a CDS encoding LytR/AlgR family response regulator transcription factor, producing the protein MIPIYICEDDPKQLEVISTVIKNRIMIENLDSYVHIATSDPIELLNAARIRTSSFGIYFLDIELKDSELDGIAIGKRVRDLDSLGKIIYVTSHTDLSMTILKSNIEPTDYIIKEDIFDLKENVERILSKIFEDFQTAPLQKDIFRIEFNDEIKFLPIRDIQYFSTAQGTPHKLEVHLTHAQMQFYEKIKDIEKKSQHFIRCHKSYVINTQNVQTINKKTREVTLSNGEVIPVSIRGLKKLIS; encoded by the coding sequence ATGATTCCCATTTACATTTGTGAAGACGATCCGAAACAACTGGAAGTCATCTCTACAGTAATCAAGAATCGGATCATGATTGAAAATTTGGATAGTTATGTCCATATTGCAACTTCTGATCCTATTGAACTCCTCAATGCAGCAAGGATACGTACGTCTTCTTTTGGTATTTATTTTTTGGATATCGAACTGAAAGACAGTGAATTAGATGGCATTGCCATTGGAAAACGAGTACGTGACTTGGACTCGCTTGGAAAAATCATTTATGTTACTTCACACACCGATCTTTCCATGACGATTTTGAAAAGCAACATTGAGCCGACTGATTATATCATCAAAGAAGATATTTTTGATCTTAAAGAAAATGTTGAACGTATCTTAAGTAAAATATTCGAAGATTTCCAAACTGCGCCATTACAAAAGGATATTTTTAGAATTGAATTCAATGATGAAATCAAATTTTTACCTATTCGAGATATCCAATACTTTTCTACTGCTCAAGGTACTCCTCATAAACTGGAGGTCCATTTGACACATGCCCAAATGCAGTTTTACGAGAAGATAAAAGATATCGAAAAGAAAAGTCAACACTTTATCCGCTGTCACAAATCTTATGTCATCAATACCCAAAATGTCCAAACAATCAATAAGAAAACACGAGAAGTGACTCTATCCAACGGGGAAGTGATCCCTGTTTCGATTCGTGGGCTAAAGAAGTTGATTTCTTGA
- a CDS encoding sensor histidine kinase: MFLWSIALQYLIYTSSILIINSQIKNKYLFSTFSLLAAALLGILYPILGIFSALVAIAMLSLLFFFFSSSRQHMIYALPLGLLASILGDHLTSVADFLVLESAVIEPGDALQYFHITVSAILSLLFAYGFKKFLDNWSASVDRRMIGTIGSLVLLTYYIIIFYTRFSGETPKVLALNTSFFILYLCVGLIILIYYWKISNKKMADQLLEQRIQLQQDYIRDLEKNYQELREFKHDYQNLLFSLNSYISEGDLEGLQKYYNQTILPTREMMNLFPANLSLLDKMKVPEIRSLFSLKLMMAQEKGISVQLTVPDEIVIGKKYTINLVRMLGIILDNAIEGATVTKKKKIEVLIIKKKQSLMIRVINTTTNTFPLSKLKQKGFSTKTNPKNEGLGLFILDELTKTNPYLFLETSIENQRFSQTIHIQLKE; the protein is encoded by the coding sequence ATGTTTTTGTGGTCCATAGCCTTGCAATATCTGATTTACACAAGTTCTATCTTAATCATCAATTCCCAAATTAAAAATAAATACCTATTTTCTACGTTTAGTCTCTTGGCAGCAGCCCTGTTGGGAATACTTTACCCGATTTTAGGTATTTTTTCTGCACTTGTCGCAATTGCCATGTTGAGTCTACTTTTCTTTTTCTTTTCATCCTCGCGCCAACATATGATCTACGCATTACCTTTGGGATTATTAGCTTCCATTTTAGGCGATCATTTGACGAGCGTTGCGGATTTTTTAGTATTGGAATCTGCTGTCATTGAACCTGGAGATGCATTACAATATTTCCATATAACTGTATCAGCGATTTTATCTTTATTATTTGCGTATGGATTCAAAAAGTTTTTAGATAATTGGTCCGCTAGTGTTGACCGTCGAATGATTGGTACAATCGGTTCATTGGTTTTACTTACCTACTATATCATTATTTTTTATACACGATTTTCTGGTGAAACGCCAAAAGTACTAGCATTAAATACGAGCTTTTTTATCCTTTATCTGTGTGTCGGCCTAATTATCTTGATTTACTATTGGAAAATATCAAATAAAAAGATGGCAGATCAATTATTGGAACAACGCATCCAATTACAGCAAGATTACATTAGAGATCTAGAAAAAAATTATCAAGAGCTTAGAGAGTTTAAACACGATTATCAAAATCTGTTGTTTTCTTTGAATAGTTATATTTCTGAAGGCGATCTTGAGGGCTTACAAAAATATTATAACCAAACGATTTTACCTACACGTGAAATGATGAATCTCTTCCCAGCAAATCTTAGCTTACTAGACAAAATGAAGGTACCTGAAATAAGAAGTCTATTCTCTTTAAAATTAATGATGGCACAAGAAAAAGGTATCTCTGTCCAATTGACCGTTCCAGATGAAATCGTCATTGGTAAAAAATATACGATCAATTTGGTAAGAATGCTTGGTATTATTCTTGATAATGCAATCGAAGGTGCAACAGTAACCAAAAAGAAAAAAATCGAAGTACTGATCATCAAGAAAAAACAGTCGTTGATGATACGTGTCATCAACACTACTACGAATACGTTTCCATTGAGTAAGTTAAAACAAAAAGGCTTCTCGACGAAAACAAATCCCAAAAATGAAGGATTAGGTTTATTTATTCTTGATGAGTTAACAAAAACGAATCCTTATCTTTTTCTTGAAACATCGATTGAGAATCAGCGATTTTCACAAACAATCCATATACAATTAAAGGAGTAA
- a CDS encoding accessory gene regulator B family protein, whose product MKNKVVNRILAILFNGKQDEEDMTYIQVKFALEVLLNNLGKLAVVFVFSLLTGTWAETGMTFLSYICIRRYAYGLHSDSEFVCLLWTLLYLWGVPLVMKHYQLTFSFPMMVLLLIVCFFLLLRYGSRGTALNPIAPEKRPPLLKKAIFMYLLFAVLTLFFSASYFSTYLLLGIILEIATLLPVTNYMMNIGGIFYEKNNR is encoded by the coding sequence ATGAAAAATAAAGTGGTAAATCGAATATTGGCAATATTATTCAACGGAAAACAAGATGAAGAAGATATGACTTACATCCAAGTGAAGTTTGCTCTGGAAGTTTTGCTGAACAATCTTGGAAAACTTGCTGTCGTTTTTGTATTTTCTTTATTGACAGGCACGTGGGCAGAAACAGGAATGACTTTCCTTTCATATATCTGTATTCGCAGATATGCTTACGGTCTCCATTCCGATTCTGAATTTGTTTGCTTACTTTGGACTTTGCTTTATTTGTGGGGGGTTCCCTTAGTAATGAAACATTATCAATTGACTTTCTCTTTCCCTATGATGGTCCTTTTGTTAATTGTTTGTTTTTTCCTTTTGCTTCGCTATGGATCAAGAGGCACAGCCCTTAACCCAATTGCACCAGAGAAACGCCCACCCCTACTAAAAAAAGCAATTTTCATGTATCTTTTATTTGCAGTACTCACATTATTTTTCTCTGCTTCTTACTTTTCTACCTATTTACTACTTGGGATTATTTTAGAAATAGCTACGTTGCTTCCAGTTACAAATTACATGATGAATATTGGAGGAATTTTTTATGAAAAAAACAATCGTTAA